One genomic segment of Synechocystis sp. LKSZ1 includes these proteins:
- the fumC gene encoding class II fumarate hydratase, producing MSHESCATRIETDSMGPIAVPADRYWGAQTQRSLKHFAIGTERISPMLIRAFGLLKQAAARVNQDLGKLPPEKAALIVQATEEIIAGQLLEHFPLRVWQTGSGTQTNMNVNEVIANRAIALAGGELGSKDPIHPNDHVNMSQSSNDTFPTAMHIAAVEALTQQLIPSLQALREALTEKQAEFADIIKIGRTHLMDAVPLSLGQEFSGYGAHLDHHLHQMNLSLPPLYELALGGTAVGTGLNSHPEFAERVAQEIAHLTGLPFISAPNKFAALAGHEALAGASGNLKNLACSLMKIANDLRWLGSGPRCGLGELILPANEPGSSIMPGKVNPTQCEAMTMVCVQVMGNDTTIAIAASQGNFELNVFKPVIIHNFLQSVQLLTDACHGFREHLLLGLQANRQQIQHFLENSLMLVTALNPYIGYDRAALVAKTAYEQQKTLKQACVELGFLSAEEFDQWVNPKTMLAP from the coding sequence ATGAGTCATGAATCCTGCGCCACCCGTATTGAAACCGATAGCATGGGGCCGATTGCCGTACCAGCAGATCGCTATTGGGGGGCCCAGACCCAGCGTTCCCTCAAACATTTTGCCATTGGCACCGAGCGCATATCCCCGATGTTAATTCGGGCCTTTGGCCTACTCAAACAAGCGGCGGCTAGGGTGAATCAGGACTTAGGCAAATTACCCCCGGAGAAAGCGGCCCTAATCGTTCAAGCGACGGAGGAAATCATCGCCGGCCAACTCCTAGAGCATTTTCCCCTACGGGTCTGGCAGACGGGCAGTGGCACCCAAACCAATATGAATGTCAATGAGGTGATTGCCAATCGGGCCATCGCCCTTGCGGGGGGAGAATTGGGTAGTAAAGATCCAATCCATCCCAACGATCACGTCAATATGTCCCAATCCTCCAACGACACCTTTCCGACAGCCATGCACATTGCCGCGGTGGAGGCCTTAACGCAACAGTTAATTCCCAGTCTCCAGGCCCTGCGGGAAGCCTTGACTGAAAAACAGGCGGAATTTGCCGATATTATCAAAATTGGCCGTACCCACCTGATGGATGCGGTCCCTCTGAGTCTGGGGCAAGAGTTTTCCGGGTACGGAGCCCATCTAGACCATCACCTCCACCAAATGAACCTAAGCCTGCCCCCCCTCTACGAATTGGCCCTGGGCGGAACGGCGGTAGGTACGGGCTTAAATAGTCATCCTGAATTTGCGGAGCGCGTGGCCCAGGAAATTGCCCACCTCACCGGCCTGCCGTTTATTTCTGCACCCAATAAGTTTGCGGCCCTGGCAGGCCATGAGGCCTTGGCCGGAGCCAGTGGGAATCTGAAAAACCTGGCTTGTTCCCTCATGAAAATTGCCAATGATCTACGTTGGTTGGGGTCTGGCCCTCGTTGCGGCCTAGGAGAATTGATCCTGCCGGCCAATGAACCTGGTTCCTCGATTATGCCGGGCAAGGTCAACCCGACCCAGTGTGAGGCCATGACCATGGTCTGTGTGCAGGTGATGGGCAACGATACGACCATTGCCATTGCGGCCAGCCAGGGAAACTTTGAACTCAATGTTTTTAAACCCGTGATCATCCATAACTTTTTGCAGTCGGTTCAGCTTTTAACCGATGCTTGCCATGGTTTCCGGGAACATCTCCTGCTCGGCCTCCAGGCCAATCGTCAACAAATTCAGCATTTTTTAGAAAACTCATTGATGCTGGTCACTGCCTTGAATCCTTATATTGGCTACGACCGGGCGGCCCTTGTAGCCAAAACGGCCTACGAACAACAAAAGACCCTTAAACAGGCCTGTGTCGAACTTGGTTTTCTGAGTGCAGAGGAGTTTGATCAATGGGTTAACCCCAAAACTATGCTGGCCCCTTAG
- the uvrB gene encoding excinuclease ABC subunit UvrB: MASPFRLHAPFQPTGDQPTAIQSLVQSLEQGHRFQTLLGATGTGKTFTMAAVIEKIGRPTLVLAHNKTLAAQLCNELRQFFPENAVEYFISYYDYYQPEAYIPVTDTYIEKTASINEEIDMLRHSATRSLFERRDVIVVASISCIYGLGMPTEYLKAAVPLQVGKDLDPRRLIRDLVNVQYSRNDVELQRGRFRLKGDVLEIVPAYEDRVVRVEFFGDEIEAIRYLDPLTGEILHSLTQLNIYPARHFVTPEEEVERACRQIKEELESQVAALEGQNKVLEAQRLSQRTRYDLEMLQEVGYCNGVENYSRHLAGRQAGEPPECLVDYFPEGWLLVIDESHVTIPQLRGMYNGDQARKKVLIDHGFRLPSAADNRPLKAEEFWQKVKQCVFVSATPGDWEVEQSQGQIIEQIIRPTGVLDPEIFVRPTQGQVDDLYGEIQDRVQRQERVLITTLTKRMAEDLTEFFTERNVKVQYLHSEIQSIQRIEILQALREGEFDVLIGVNLLREGLDLPEVSLVAILDADKEGFLRAERSLIQTIGRAARHIRGQAILYGDNLTDSMAKAIAETERRRKIQQAHNEEHGITPQPIQKRASNAILNFLDISRRLNAQQLDLACEQSEELSLEQLPELIQQLEEQMKDAAKNLEFENAAKYRDRIKQLRERLLGHHA, translated from the coding sequence ATGGCTTCTCCTTTTCGGCTCCATGCCCCCTTTCAGCCTACCGGCGACCAACCCACGGCGATCCAGTCCCTAGTACAATCGTTGGAACAGGGCCATCGCTTTCAAACCCTACTGGGGGCCACGGGAACCGGCAAAACCTTTACCATGGCGGCGGTGATCGAAAAAATTGGTCGTCCTACCCTGGTGTTGGCCCACAACAAAACCCTAGCGGCCCAGCTTTGTAACGAATTGCGGCAGTTTTTCCCCGAGAATGCCGTGGAATACTTTATTAGTTACTACGACTACTATCAGCCCGAGGCCTATATTCCTGTTACCGATACCTACATCGAGAAAACCGCCTCCATCAACGAAGAAATCGATATGTTGCGCCACTCGGCCACCCGTTCCCTGTTTGAGCGCCGGGATGTGATCGTGGTGGCCTCGATTAGCTGTATTTATGGTCTGGGAATGCCAACCGAGTATTTGAAGGCCGCCGTCCCCCTGCAAGTGGGTAAAGACCTCGACCCGCGCCGACTAATCCGCGACTTGGTGAATGTGCAGTACAGCCGCAATGATGTGGAATTGCAACGGGGCCGTTTTCGTCTTAAGGGAGATGTATTGGAAATTGTGCCAGCCTACGAAGACCGGGTGGTACGGGTGGAGTTTTTTGGGGATGAAATTGAAGCAATTCGTTACCTCGACCCGCTGACGGGAGAGATCTTGCACAGTTTAACCCAATTAAATATTTACCCCGCTCGTCACTTTGTCACGCCAGAGGAAGAAGTGGAACGGGCCTGCCGTCAGATTAAGGAGGAATTAGAAAGCCAGGTGGCGGCCCTTGAAGGTCAAAATAAAGTGCTGGAGGCCCAACGGCTGAGCCAACGCACCCGCTATGACCTAGAAATGTTACAGGAAGTGGGCTATTGCAACGGAGTGGAAAATTATTCCCGCCATTTAGCTGGACGACAAGCGGGGGAACCGCCGGAATGTTTGGTGGATTATTTCCCCGAGGGCTGGCTCTTGGTGATCGATGAATCCCACGTCACCATTCCCCAACTGCGGGGTATGTACAATGGCGACCAGGCCCGCAAGAAAGTCCTGATCGACCATGGCTTTCGCCTCCCCAGTGCCGCCGATAACCGTCCCCTCAAGGCCGAGGAATTTTGGCAAAAGGTGAAACAGTGCGTCTTTGTTTCTGCCACGCCCGGGGATTGGGAAGTAGAGCAGTCCCAGGGCCAGATTATCGAACAAATTATTCGACCGACGGGCGTTCTCGATCCCGAAATCTTTGTACGGCCGACCCAGGGCCAAGTCGATGACCTCTACGGCGAAATTCAAGACCGGGTTCAGCGCCAGGAACGGGTGTTAATAACCACTTTGACCAAACGGATGGCCGAGGATCTGACGGAATTTTTTACCGAGCGCAACGTTAAGGTGCAGTACCTCCACTCAGAAATTCAATCTATTCAGCGCATCGAAATTCTACAGGCCCTGCGGGAAGGGGAATTTGATGTATTGATCGGGGTCAACCTCCTCCGGGAGGGCCTGGATTTACCGGAAGTTTCCCTCGTGGCTATCCTCGATGCCGACAAAGAAGGCTTTTTACGGGCAGAGCGGTCTTTGATCCAAACCATTGGCCGGGCCGCCCGTCACATCCGGGGCCAGGCGATTCTCTACGGCGATAACCTCACCGACAGCATGGCGAAGGCCATTGCCGAAACCGAACGCCGACGCAAAATCCAGCAGGCCCACAACGAAGAGCACGGCATCACGCCTCAACCCATTCAGAAACGGGCTAGTAACGCCATTCTTAACTTTTTGGATATTTCCCGTCGCCTCAATGCCCAACAACTCGACCTAGCCTGTGAGCAAAGTGAGGAACTGTCCCTAGAGCAACTGCCGGAGCTGATCCAACAACTGGAAGAACAGATGAAAGACGCGGCTAAAAATCTGGAATTTGAAAATGCGGCCAAATATCGAGACCGTATCAAGCAATTGCGCGAGCGCCTACTGGGCCACCATGCTTAA
- a CDS encoding EAL domain-containing protein: MKLSMVRSLAEPSTLKEKLIAQSTNPGMTPKPPLLHHIFFNYLQALLAWLSQHKNSVGHHLKVFVAQQVGSRLLRLARWIEIKLGMTIAVDATTESLKTAMLPSRSYNFAKELSRALDSEQFTLDYQPQVDLETGQFLGVESLVRWHHPHLGRVSPADFIPIAEETGLIVPLGYWILREACRQYQCWQASGIPAFKLSVNLSIRQLQEPNLVEQIRLILSETAMNPANLELEITESFMMTDTDSAINTLIQLKELGLKMAIDDFGTGYSSLATLKNLPVHTLKIDKSFLDDLAVTNKNWVILNSIIDLGHRLRLKIVAEGVESHEQMSILKIMNCDYVQGYFISRPLNLEGINHYLGRFLADQSFHQEMLIPSYR; this comes from the coding sequence GTGAAGTTATCAATGGTTCGTTCCTTGGCTGAGCCTAGCACTCTCAAGGAAAAGCTCATCGCTCAAAGCACTAACCCTGGCATGACCCCTAAACCCCCTTTGCTCCACCACATTTTTTTTAATTATCTCCAGGCCCTTCTAGCTTGGTTAAGCCAGCATAAAAATTCTGTTGGCCATCACCTCAAAGTTTTTGTGGCACAGCAGGTGGGGTCTCGGCTATTACGGTTGGCCCGGTGGATCGAAATTAAACTAGGGATGACGATTGCCGTCGATGCGACAACCGAGAGTTTAAAAACTGCCATGTTGCCATCACGCTCCTACAACTTTGCCAAGGAGTTGAGCCGAGCCCTAGATAGTGAGCAATTCACCTTAGACTACCAACCGCAGGTTGACCTGGAAACAGGACAATTTTTAGGCGTAGAATCCCTCGTCCGTTGGCATCATCCCCACCTCGGTCGGGTTTCCCCCGCAGATTTTATCCCCATTGCCGAAGAAACGGGCCTAATTGTCCCCCTCGGTTACTGGATTTTACGAGAGGCCTGTCGCCAGTACCAGTGCTGGCAAGCATCGGGAATCCCCGCTTTTAAATTATCCGTTAATTTATCAATTCGCCAGCTACAAGAGCCTAATTTGGTCGAGCAGATCCGCTTAATTCTCTCAGAAACTGCTATGAATCCCGCGAACCTTGAACTCGAAATTACTGAGAGTTTTATGATGACCGATACCGATAGCGCCATCAATACCCTAATACAACTCAAAGAATTGGGATTAAAAATGGCCATTGATGACTTTGGCACGGGCTATTCTTCCCTGGCAACCCTTAAAAATTTACCGGTTCACACCCTAAAAATTGATAAATCATTCCTAGATGATCTGGCTGTCACCAACAAAAATTGGGTTATCTTAAATAGTATTATCGATCTGGGACACCGCCTAAGGTTGAAAATTGTAGCCGAGGGGGTCGAGAGTCACGAGCAAATGAGTATCCTCAAAATCATGAATTGCGACTATGTGCAGGGCTATTTCATTAGTCGTCCGCTCAATCTAGAGGGTATCAATCATTACCTTGGCCGTTTTTTAGCCGACCAGAGTTTTCATCAAGAAATGCTGATTCCTAGCTATCGCTAG